One genomic region from Jiangella sp. DSM 45060 encodes:
- a CDS encoding DJ-1/PfpI family protein, giving the protein MTQTAHIALYDTLADSEIGHLLVELRTGRFTGTPWNVVTVAETAEPITTMGGMRIVPDMVLADLAPESSDLLVLAGAEMWDTGGGQAWTDTARRFLDARVPVAAICGATAGLARAGLLDDRDHTSAALEYVTMQPGYGGRDRYVDARAVVGGDVVTAGPDSPVQFARATMSRLGLASEETLQAYEAVFHAADASAFPVLMRAA; this is encoded by the coding sequence ATGACACAGACAGCGCACATCGCCCTGTACGACACGCTCGCCGACTCCGAGATCGGGCACTTGCTCGTGGAGCTGCGCACCGGCCGGTTCACCGGCACGCCGTGGAACGTCGTCACCGTCGCCGAGACGGCCGAGCCGATCACCACCATGGGCGGCATGCGCATCGTCCCGGACATGGTGCTCGCCGACCTCGCGCCCGAGTCGAGCGACCTGCTGGTGCTGGCCGGCGCGGAGATGTGGGACACCGGCGGCGGGCAGGCATGGACCGACACCGCCCGGCGGTTCCTCGACGCGCGGGTGCCGGTCGCCGCCATCTGCGGCGCGACGGCCGGCCTCGCGCGGGCGGGGCTGCTGGACGACCGCGACCACACCAGCGCGGCGCTCGAGTACGTCACCATGCAGCCCGGCTACGGCGGCCGCGACCGCTACGTCGACGCGCGCGCCGTCGTCGGTGGCGACGTCGTCACCGCCGGGCCGGACTCGCCGGTGCAGTTCGCCCGGGCGACGATGAGCCGGCTCGGCCTGGCATCGGAGGAGACGCTGCAGGCCTACGAGGCCGTGTTCCACGCCGCCGACGCGAGCGCGTTCCCGGTGCTCATGCGGGCAGCATGA
- a CDS encoding DUF262 domain-containing protein, producing MGFQTPQYELADYLKWTAGGKIQLPDFQRAYKWEDERIRQLLVTILKGHPLGVVMLLHSGNDQIRFKPRPVEGVVLPDGVEADWLLLDGQQRLTSLTQALTGDGVVATKDSRGKLLQRRYYIDMALALEGEARMDEAVRSIPGDGIVRENFGKEVVLDLSDPEKERAAGLFPVRLLFGGAATGTWMFACEDKGQATQFWADVVQPASTYNIPAIELDKFTSKSAVATVFEKVNTGGLPLNVFELLTAVFAGDAAYFAEHGTDFRLNDDWTRTKERFAAQPVLSGVENTDFLQAVCLLATLKRAAAHEGNGKPPAVSARREDVLTLRLDDYLEWVEPLRKAFLWSATFLADHHIFSARFLPYPKQLVPLSVLKVLLGSDADLHGVRKRLGEWFWCGILGELYGGSIETRFARDAEQVPDWARGRDDVAQPRTVADFGFRASRLLTLRTRNAAAYKGIYALIIGQGARDWMFDQALDKVQYVNLAVDIHHVFPYRWCLDNGIDPVLRESIVNKTPLSAATNRAIGGVAPSRYLPVVEKRASLNSDDLDKLLTSHGLDADAMRADDFDGHFRKRRVEILRLIEQATGKQVQDDFENEKPDEAPERFDPEDVAVMADIDDVDS from the coding sequence ATGGGCTTCCAGACGCCTCAGTACGAACTGGCCGACTATTTGAAGTGGACCGCCGGCGGCAAGATCCAACTGCCGGACTTCCAGCGCGCGTACAAGTGGGAGGACGAGCGGATCAGGCAGCTCCTGGTCACCATCCTCAAGGGTCATCCGCTCGGCGTGGTGATGCTGTTGCACTCCGGCAACGACCAGATCCGGTTCAAGCCACGACCCGTCGAGGGGGTCGTCCTGCCCGACGGCGTCGAAGCGGACTGGCTACTCCTGGACGGCCAGCAGCGGCTCACTTCACTGACCCAGGCGCTCACCGGCGACGGCGTGGTCGCCACCAAGGACAGCCGCGGCAAGCTCCTGCAGCGCCGCTACTACATCGACATGGCGCTGGCGCTCGAGGGCGAAGCGCGGATGGACGAGGCTGTGCGCTCGATCCCCGGAGACGGCATCGTCCGGGAGAACTTCGGCAAGGAGGTCGTCCTCGATCTGTCCGACCCGGAAAAGGAGCGCGCAGCAGGGCTGTTCCCGGTGCGGTTGCTCTTCGGCGGCGCGGCGACCGGCACCTGGATGTTCGCCTGCGAGGACAAGGGGCAGGCCACGCAGTTCTGGGCCGACGTCGTGCAGCCGGCGTCCACCTACAACATCCCGGCCATCGAGCTGGACAAGTTCACCAGCAAGTCCGCGGTGGCTACCGTCTTCGAGAAGGTCAACACCGGGGGACTGCCGCTCAACGTCTTCGAGCTACTTACCGCCGTCTTCGCCGGTGACGCCGCCTATTTCGCCGAGCACGGCACCGACTTCCGACTCAACGACGACTGGACCCGGACCAAGGAACGGTTCGCCGCGCAGCCGGTGCTGAGCGGGGTCGAGAACACCGACTTCCTCCAGGCCGTGTGCCTGCTCGCCACTCTGAAGCGTGCAGCCGCCCACGAGGGCAATGGCAAGCCGCCGGCGGTGTCCGCGCGCCGCGAGGACGTGCTGACGCTGCGGCTCGACGACTATCTGGAGTGGGTGGAGCCGCTGCGCAAGGCGTTCCTGTGGTCGGCCACCTTCCTCGCCGACCATCACATCTTCAGCGCCAGGTTCCTGCCGTACCCGAAACAACTGGTCCCGTTGTCCGTGCTCAAGGTGCTTCTCGGCTCGGATGCCGATCTGCACGGAGTGCGCAAGAGGCTGGGCGAGTGGTTCTGGTGCGGGATCCTCGGCGAGCTCTACGGCGGCTCCATCGAGACGCGCTTCGCTCGCGACGCCGAGCAGGTCCCGGACTGGGCGCGAGGGCGCGATGACGTGGCGCAGCCCCGGACCGTGGCCGACTTCGGGTTCCGAGCGTCTCGGCTGCTCACACTGCGCACCCGCAACGCGGCCGCCTACAAGGGCATCTACGCGTTGATCATCGGTCAGGGCGCTCGCGACTGGATGTTCGACCAGGCCCTCGACAAGGTGCAATACGTCAATCTGGCCGTCGACATCCATCACGTCTTCCCCTATCGGTGGTGTCTCGACAACGGGATCGACCCCGTCCTGCGCGAGAGCATCGTGAACAAGACGCCGCTCTCCGCGGCCACCAATCGCGCGATCGGCGGTGTGGCACCGTCGCGCTACCTGCCGGTTGTCGAGAAGCGGGCCAGCCTGAATTCAGACGACCTCGACAAGCTGCTCACGAGCCATGGGCTCGACGCCGACGCCATGCGTGCCGACGACTTCGACGGGCACTTCCGCAAGCGGCGCGTGGAGATCCTGCGGCTGATCGAGCAAGCGACCGGAAAGCAGGTCCAGGACGATTTCGAGAACGAGAAGCCTGACGAGGCACCCGAGCGGTTCGATCCCGAGGACGTTGCCGTGATGGCGGACATCGACGACGTCGACAGTTGA
- a CDS encoding ABC transporter permease encodes MSALVQTELLGRRAIRESLRTPEALAPTLFIPVFFLVVNFGQAGRIFPSDSTPFLYGQTYAAFQLPSSLLLAASFGSAALYLVEDIEGGYFDKLRAAPVSRAALVVGRLIAEGAKTAVLTVALVVIALPFGVTIASGPAGLVLLVVLTSLWGMVFAGFMQLIALKTRSAAATNSGGLVFFPLLFLTPNFVPRELLTRPMEIAATFNPVTYVMEALRSLILQDLQWDVLARGFGVVAAFGALMVFLNLRMVRRYD; translated from the coding sequence ATGAGTGCGCTCGTCCAGACCGAACTGCTCGGCCGCCGGGCCATCCGCGAGTCGCTGCGTACCCCCGAGGCGCTCGCGCCGACGCTGTTCATCCCGGTGTTCTTCCTGGTGGTGAACTTCGGCCAGGCCGGACGGATCTTCCCGTCCGACTCCACCCCGTTCCTGTACGGGCAGACGTACGCGGCGTTCCAGCTGCCCAGCTCACTGCTGCTGGCCGCGTCGTTCGGCTCGGCCGCGCTGTACCTCGTCGAGGACATCGAGGGCGGCTACTTCGACAAGCTGCGGGCGGCGCCTGTGTCGCGCGCCGCGCTGGTGGTCGGCCGGCTGATCGCCGAGGGCGCGAAGACCGCGGTGCTCACGGTCGCGCTGGTCGTCATCGCGCTGCCGTTCGGCGTGACGATCGCCAGCGGGCCGGCCGGCCTGGTGCTGCTGGTCGTGCTGACGTCGCTGTGGGGCATGGTGTTCGCCGGGTTCATGCAGCTCATCGCGTTGAAGACGCGCAGCGCGGCGGCCACGAACTCGGGCGGGCTGGTGTTCTTCCCGCTGCTGTTCCTGACCCCCAACTTCGTGCCGCGCGAGCTGCTGACCCGGCCCATGGAGATCGCGGCGACGTTCAACCCCGTCACGTACGTCATGGAGGCGCTGCGGTCGCTGATCCTGCAGGACCTGCAGTGGGACGTGCTGGCCCGCGGGTTCGGCGTGGTGGCGGCGTTCGGCGCGCTGATGGTGTTCCTCAACCTGCGGATGGTGCGCCGGTACGACTGA
- a CDS encoding ABC transporter ATP-binding protein has protein sequence MNALAIEAEGLVKQYRGRSGTVDAVRGVDLGVTAGEVFGFLGPNGAGKSTTVRMLTTLLTITSGTARVAGIDVTADPDAVRRRIGVALQEAGLDPRQTGRELIELQARLFGSGAADAAARAEELLELVELTEAADRRIKGYSGGMKRRLDLASALVHRPEVLFLDEPTTGLDPASRLGVWDEVRRINQRGTTVFLTTQYLEEADQLCDRLAIIDDGRIVRSGTPASLKAELRARLGLASDPTLDEVFLDATGRTRERVAGDVQEVTA, from the coding sequence ATGAACGCTCTCGCGATCGAGGCCGAGGGCCTGGTCAAGCAGTATCGCGGCCGATCCGGCACCGTCGACGCCGTCCGCGGCGTCGACCTCGGCGTCACCGCCGGTGAGGTCTTCGGATTCCTGGGGCCCAACGGCGCCGGGAAGTCGACGACCGTCCGCATGCTCACCACGCTGCTCACCATCACGTCGGGCACCGCGCGCGTCGCCGGCATCGACGTCACGGCCGACCCCGACGCCGTCCGCCGGCGCATCGGCGTCGCGCTGCAGGAGGCCGGGCTCGACCCGCGGCAGACCGGGCGCGAGCTGATCGAGCTGCAGGCGCGGCTGTTCGGCAGCGGCGCGGCCGACGCGGCGGCCCGGGCGGAGGAACTGCTCGAACTGGTCGAGCTGACCGAGGCCGCCGACAGGCGGATCAAGGGCTACTCGGGCGGCATGAAGCGCCGGCTCGACCTCGCGTCGGCGCTGGTGCACCGGCCCGAGGTGCTGTTCCTCGACGAGCCGACCACCGGCCTCGACCCCGCCAGCCGGCTCGGCGTCTGGGACGAGGTGCGGCGCATCAACCAGCGCGGCACCACCGTGTTCCTCACCACCCAGTACCTCGAGGAGGCCGACCAGCTCTGCGACCGGCTGGCGATCATCGACGACGGCCGCATCGTGCGCTCCGGCACGCCGGCGTCGCTGAAGGCGGAGCTGCGCGCGCGGCTCGGCCTGGCGTCCGACCCCACGCTCGACGAGGTGTTCCTCGACGCGACCGGCCGCACCCGCGAACGCGTGGCCGGCGACGTCCAGGAGGTGACGGCATGA
- a CDS encoding sulfite oxidase, with translation MGTVEDWVSAPARVAEPGEGVSVDELRLAARNHGLPLEALRYDVTPAGLHYLLTHYDIPALDPAGWRLTVSGAVARPLSLSLDDLRARPRVTHRVTLECAGNGRARLSPRPVSQPWLDEAVGTAEWTGTPLAAVLAEAGVATSAVDVAFTGADRGLERGVEQTYQRGLPLAEALRDDVLLADEMNGGPLPPQHGAPVRLIVPGWYGMAHVKWLVGVDVLESAFDGFQNVTAYRVKQAADDPGEPVTRILPRALIQPPGVPDFQSRVRVLDPGVVELTGRAWSGWAPVESVEVSTDDGGSWRTAELGPQPAPYAWRSWRFEWTAHPGRHELRARARDAAGHEQPVDQAWNRQGMANNHAQQVTVVVR, from the coding sequence ATGGGCACGGTCGAGGACTGGGTGAGCGCACCGGCGCGCGTCGCCGAACCCGGCGAGGGCGTCTCGGTCGACGAGCTGCGGCTCGCCGCCCGCAACCACGGCCTGCCGCTGGAGGCGTTGCGCTACGACGTCACCCCGGCCGGCCTGCACTACCTGCTGACGCACTACGACATCCCGGCGCTCGACCCGGCCGGCTGGCGCCTGACGGTGTCCGGCGCGGTCGCCCGTCCGCTCTCGCTGAGCCTGGACGACCTGCGCGCACGGCCACGGGTGACCCACCGCGTCACGCTGGAGTGCGCCGGCAACGGGCGGGCCCGGCTGAGCCCGCGGCCGGTCAGCCAGCCGTGGCTGGACGAAGCGGTCGGCACCGCGGAGTGGACGGGCACACCGCTGGCGGCCGTGCTCGCCGAGGCCGGCGTGGCCACGTCCGCCGTCGACGTCGCGTTCACCGGCGCCGACCGCGGCCTCGAACGCGGCGTCGAGCAGACGTACCAGCGCGGGCTGCCGCTGGCCGAGGCGCTGCGCGACGACGTCCTGCTGGCCGACGAGATGAACGGCGGGCCGCTGCCGCCGCAGCACGGCGCGCCCGTGCGGCTGATCGTCCCCGGCTGGTACGGCATGGCGCACGTGAAGTGGCTGGTCGGCGTCGACGTGCTGGAATCGGCGTTCGACGGCTTCCAGAACGTGACGGCGTACCGGGTGAAACAGGCGGCCGACGACCCCGGCGAGCCGGTGACCCGCATCCTGCCCAGGGCGCTGATCCAGCCGCCCGGCGTCCCCGACTTCCAGAGCCGGGTCCGCGTGCTCGACCCCGGCGTCGTCGAGCTGACCGGGCGGGCGTGGTCGGGCTGGGCGCCGGTCGAGTCCGTCGAGGTCAGCACCGACGACGGCGGCAGCTGGCGGACGGCCGAGCTGGGCCCGCAGCCGGCGCCGTACGCGTGGCGGTCGTGGCGGTTCGAGTGGACGGCCCACCCCGGACGGCACGAGCTGCGTGCCCGCGCCCGCGACGCCGCCGGCCACGAGCAGCCCGTCGACCAGGCCTGGAACCGTCAGGGCATGGCCAACAACCACGCGCAGCAGGTCACCGTCGTCGTGCGCTGA
- a CDS encoding FAD-binding oxidoreductase, whose amino-acid sequence MSDFTLDQLREQVRGAVYASGDDGYDQARRVYNAMIDRRPRVVVRAANTGDVATAVRYARAHDLEVAVRGGSHSVPGFGTVDDGVVIDLAAMRGVRVDPAARTARAEGGATWGDFNAATYPYGLATTGGIISTTGVGGLTLGGGIGYLARGLGLSCDNLVSADVVTADGSILVASEQENADLFWALRGGGGNFGVVTSLEFQLHPVKDIYGGPMFFSLDDAADVLRFYREFIQDAPEQFGGFPAYQIAPPLPFIPEARHGEPFLAFVSCWAGPMDEGESVLKELRDVAPIVAEHVGPMPYPALNSAFDALVPPGLQHYWKANFVRDLSDEVIAAHLDHGPKVPVVNSTMHIYPINGAVHRVAPDATAFGHREATFATVIAGMWPDPAQNDANIGWVRDYYAATAPHSEEGGYVNFMAADDQDRVAANYGGNYERLRAVKRVYDPDNVFHLNQNIAP is encoded by the coding sequence ATGTCCGATTTCACGCTCGACCAGTTGCGCGAGCAGGTCCGCGGCGCCGTGTACGCGTCCGGCGACGACGGCTACGATCAGGCCCGGCGCGTGTACAACGCGATGATCGACCGGCGGCCGCGGGTCGTCGTGCGGGCCGCCAACACCGGCGACGTCGCGACCGCCGTCCGCTACGCCCGCGCCCATGACCTGGAGGTCGCCGTCCGCGGCGGCTCGCACAGCGTGCCCGGCTTCGGCACCGTCGACGACGGGGTCGTCATCGACCTCGCCGCCATGCGCGGGGTCCGGGTCGACCCGGCCGCCCGGACGGCGCGCGCGGAGGGCGGCGCGACCTGGGGCGACTTCAACGCCGCGACGTATCCGTACGGGCTGGCCACGACCGGCGGCATCATCTCGACGACGGGGGTCGGCGGGCTGACGCTGGGCGGTGGCATCGGCTACCTGGCCCGCGGCCTCGGGTTGTCCTGCGACAACCTGGTCTCCGCCGACGTCGTCACCGCGGACGGCAGCATCCTGGTGGCCAGCGAGCAGGAGAACGCCGACCTGTTCTGGGCGCTGCGCGGCGGCGGCGGCAACTTCGGCGTCGTGACGTCGCTGGAGTTCCAGCTGCACCCGGTGAAGGACATCTACGGCGGGCCGATGTTCTTCTCACTCGACGACGCCGCCGATGTGCTGCGGTTCTACCGCGAGTTCATCCAGGACGCGCCCGAGCAGTTCGGCGGTTTCCCGGCGTACCAGATCGCGCCGCCGCTGCCGTTCATCCCGGAGGCCCGTCACGGCGAGCCGTTCCTGGCGTTCGTGTCCTGCTGGGCCGGGCCGATGGACGAGGGCGAGTCGGTGCTCAAGGAACTGCGCGATGTCGCACCGATCGTCGCCGAACACGTCGGCCCGATGCCGTACCCGGCGCTGAACAGCGCGTTCGACGCCCTGGTGCCGCCCGGACTGCAGCACTACTGGAAGGCGAACTTCGTCCGGGACCTGTCGGACGAGGTGATCGCGGCGCACCTCGACCACGGCCCCAAGGTGCCCGTCGTCAACTCGACGATGCACATCTACCCGATCAACGGCGCGGTCCACCGGGTCGCGCCCGACGCCACCGCCTTCGGCCACCGCGAGGCCACCTTCGCGACGGTGATCGCCGGCATGTGGCCGGACCCGGCGCAGAACGACGCGAACATCGGCTGGGTGCGCGACTACTACGCGGCCACCGCGCCGCACTCGGAGGAAGGCGGCTACGTCAACTTCATGGCCGCCGACGACCAGGACCGGGTCGCCGCCAACTACGGCGGCAACTACGAGCGGCTCCGCGCCGTGAAGCGCGTCTACGACCCGGACAACGTGTTCCACCTGAACCAGAACATCGCACCGTAA
- a CDS encoding RtcB family protein: protein MEQLSKHLVNWASILDPKTREQAEATAAMPFIHPHVALMPDAHLGLGATVGSVIPTVRAIIPAAVGVDIGCGMIAVRTQFTLADLAGRDRAELRRAVEAAVPLAAGNYNSELTPSAAERVAALEGMQGADAADATAGNWRLQLGSLGSGNHFIEVCADEEDRVWLFLHSGSRGVGNRIAQRHIKVARDLCARWYIELPHPDLAYLVEGTDEFWAYIRQMRWAQRFAFLNREEMMDRLAGCLSEWAGADVVEHERINCHHNYTERERHFGQDVWLSRKGAIHAGEGVPGLIPGSMGTASYVVTGKGNALALNSSPHGAGRTHSRRKARATFTHEQLRKRMAGIEWRDTDAFLDEIPDAYKDIDVVMADSVDLVEVRHTLRQLVNVKGE, encoded by the coding sequence ATGGAGCAGTTGTCGAAGCATCTCGTGAACTGGGCCAGCATCCTGGACCCCAAGACGCGTGAGCAGGCCGAGGCGACGGCTGCCATGCCGTTCATCCACCCGCACGTTGCGCTGATGCCCGACGCCCATCTGGGGCTCGGCGCCACGGTCGGGTCGGTGATCCCGACGGTCCGGGCGATCATCCCGGCCGCCGTCGGAGTCGACATCGGCTGCGGCATGATCGCCGTTCGCACGCAGTTCACGCTGGCCGACCTCGCCGGTCGCGACCGCGCCGAACTGCGGCGAGCGGTCGAGGCCGCCGTCCCGCTGGCAGCGGGCAACTACAACAGCGAGCTGACCCCATCGGCGGCCGAGCGGGTCGCAGCGCTCGAGGGCATGCAGGGCGCCGACGCCGCCGACGCGACGGCCGGCAACTGGCGGCTGCAGCTGGGCAGCCTCGGTTCCGGCAATCATTTCATCGAGGTGTGCGCCGACGAAGAGGACCGCGTGTGGCTGTTCCTGCACTCCGGGAGCCGCGGCGTCGGCAACCGCATCGCGCAGCGGCACATCAAGGTCGCCCGCGATCTGTGTGCCCGCTGGTACATCGAGCTGCCGCACCCCGATCTCGCCTACTTGGTCGAGGGCACCGACGAGTTCTGGGCCTACATCCGGCAGATGCGGTGGGCGCAGCGCTTCGCCTTCCTCAACCGCGAGGAGATGATGGACCGGCTGGCCGGATGCCTGTCGGAGTGGGCCGGCGCCGATGTCGTGGAGCACGAGCGCATCAACTGCCACCACAACTACACCGAGCGCGAGCGGCACTTCGGCCAGGACGTGTGGTTGAGCCGCAAGGGCGCCATCCACGCGGGCGAGGGCGTGCCGGGACTGATCCCGGGTTCCATGGGCACGGCGTCGTACGTGGTGACGGGCAAGGGCAACGCGCTCGCGCTGAACTCGTCGCCACACGGCGCGGGCCGCACCCACTCGCGGCGCAAGGCACGCGCCACGTTCACCCACGAGCAGCTGCGCAAGCGCATGGCCGGCATCGAGTGGCGCGACACCGACGCGTTCCTCGACGAGATCCCCGACGCCTACAAGGACATCGACGTCGTCATGGCCGACTCGGTGGACCTCGTCGAGGTGCGGCACACGCTGCGCCAGTTGGTGAACGTCAAGGGGGAGTGA
- a CDS encoding RidA family protein has protein sequence MRREVVTPPDVYAPTWQFSQAVKVTGGSTVYVSGIMGFRPDGTMPDDIVEQADLVFANLRAVLVAAGGTLDDVVKVTVYVGEDYQAHRDELREVRSRYFTGAAHPASTLVRVAGFADPRYRIEVEAVAVLSVTPP, from the coding sequence ATGCGCCGCGAGGTCGTGACGCCGCCTGACGTCTATGCGCCGACGTGGCAGTTCAGCCAGGCGGTGAAGGTGACCGGCGGCAGCACCGTCTACGTCAGCGGCATCATGGGGTTCCGGCCCGACGGCACCATGCCCGACGACATCGTCGAGCAGGCCGACCTCGTCTTCGCCAACCTCCGCGCCGTGCTCGTCGCGGCCGGCGGCACCCTCGACGACGTCGTCAAGGTCACCGTCTACGTCGGCGAGGACTACCAGGCCCACCGCGACGAGCTGCGCGAGGTGCGGTCGCGCTACTTCACCGGGGCGGCGCACCCGGCCAGCACGCTGGTACGCGTAGCCGGGTTCGCCGACCCCCGCTACCGCATCGAGGTCGAAGCCGTCGCCGTCCTGTCCGTCACTCCCCCTTGA
- a CDS encoding ABC transporter permease codes for MSRRSDLRYVLLLAAVVVVLLVFWQLAVTRLGLVEEAFLPPPTDVGAAFVDLLGDPEFWDAFVFSLQNLFAGLALAIVVGLVVGLTVGWFPVLHFTVAPFLWLLYSTPKVALAPLFILALGLGSASKIALAFLLAVFPILLNTMEGVETVNGSLIRAGRVFGFRGPALGLKIVLPATLPFSLAGIQRGSALAFTGVVLGEFLGGAGGLGHRLEQVAFDFRMDEALAIVLVMVIVANGLLLTISAARRKWAPWYEAGVRSVG; via the coding sequence ATGAGCCGTCGCTCCGACCTGCGCTACGTCCTGCTGCTGGCGGCCGTCGTCGTGGTGCTGCTGGTGTTCTGGCAGCTCGCCGTCACCCGGCTCGGGCTGGTCGAGGAGGCGTTCCTGCCGCCGCCGACCGACGTCGGCGCCGCGTTCGTCGACCTGCTCGGCGACCCGGAGTTCTGGGACGCGTTCGTGTTCAGCCTGCAGAACCTGTTCGCCGGACTGGCGCTCGCGATCGTCGTCGGGCTGGTCGTGGGGCTGACTGTCGGCTGGTTCCCCGTCCTGCACTTCACCGTGGCGCCGTTCCTCTGGCTGCTCTACTCGACGCCGAAGGTGGCGCTGGCGCCGTTGTTCATCCTCGCCCTGGGCCTGGGCAGCGCGTCGAAGATCGCCCTGGCGTTCCTGCTGGCGGTGTTCCCGATCCTGCTCAACACCATGGAGGGGGTCGAGACCGTGAACGGCTCGCTGATCCGGGCCGGCCGCGTCTTCGGGTTCCGCGGGCCGGCGCTCGGGCTGAAGATCGTGCTGCCGGCGACGCTGCCGTTCTCGCTCGCCGGCATCCAGCGCGGCTCGGCGCTCGCCTTCACCGGCGTCGTGCTGGGCGAGTTCCTCGGCGGCGCCGGCGGGCTGGGACACCGGCTGGAGCAGGTCGCGTTCGACTTCCGGATGGACGAGGCGCTGGCGATCGTGCTGGTCATGGTGATCGTGGCGAATGGTCTGCTGCTGACCATCTCGGCCGCCCGGCGCAAGTGGGCGCCGTGGTACGAGGCCGGCGTCAGGTCGGTGGGCTGA
- a CDS encoding ABC transporter permease — MTSVASGPSRAAGPSLAARLAALDPRYKALIVTGEVLVVLALWQLLVGSWRVVNPIFLPPPLSILEGFDELLASGQLGEHIATSIRSWLTGFGLATVIGVPLGLLMGSSLAVDRVVGPMAWTIYATPMLAYQPLALAWFGFGTGPVVFLVVMGALFPILLNVSAGMRTTSPSLVNAARVYGGGRLQLYRKVFLPSTVAFLIAGMRQGAVMATIALIVAELAGTSTGMGALIVRTANSYQTDQSFAAIAMVVLWSVGMTQLIGGVGRWVAPWTKGAR, encoded by the coding sequence GTGACGTCCGTCGCGTCCGGTCCATCCCGGGCCGCGGGGCCGAGCCTCGCGGCCCGGCTGGCCGCCCTGGACCCTCGGTACAAGGCGCTGATCGTCACCGGCGAGGTGCTGGTGGTGCTGGCGCTCTGGCAGCTCCTCGTCGGGTCGTGGCGGGTGGTCAACCCGATCTTCCTGCCGCCGCCGCTGAGCATCCTGGAGGGGTTCGACGAACTGCTGGCGTCCGGGCAGCTGGGTGAGCACATCGCCACGTCGATCCGGTCCTGGCTGACCGGCTTCGGGCTGGCGACGGTGATCGGGGTGCCGCTCGGGCTGCTGATGGGCTCGTCGCTCGCCGTCGACCGCGTCGTCGGGCCGATGGCCTGGACGATCTACGCGACGCCGATGCTCGCGTACCAGCCGCTGGCGCTGGCGTGGTTCGGGTTCGGCACCGGGCCGGTGGTGTTCCTGGTGGTCATGGGCGCGCTGTTCCCGATCCTGCTGAACGTGTCGGCCGGCATGCGCACCACCAGCCCGTCGCTCGTCAACGCCGCCCGCGTGTACGGCGGCGGCCGGCTGCAGCTGTACCGCAAGGTGTTCCTGCCGTCGACGGTGGCGTTCCTCATCGCCGGGATGCGGCAGGGCGCGGTGATGGCGACGATCGCGCTGATCGTCGCGGAGCTGGCCGGCACCTCGACGGGCATGGGCGCGCTGATCGTCCGGACGGCGAACAGCTACCAGACCGACCAGTCGTTCGCCGCCATCGCGATGGTCGTCCTCTGGAGCGTCGGTATGACCCAGCTGATCGGCGGCGTCGGGCGCTGGGTGGCGCCCTGGACGAAGGGGGCACGATGA